The DNA sequence ACGACGCCGAGAAGGCCGAGATGTACGGCGGCCTCCGCGTGATGGGCGACGTTCTCGGGAAGCAGGACCGGGCCGAAGAGGTGATCGCCTATATCGAGGCGACGATGGCCGACCTTGAGCGCCGGACCGGCGACATCCCCGAAGCCGAACAGAAGACCGTCTACGTCGGCGGCATCTCCTCGGCAGGCGCCCACGGCATCATCTCCACCGAACCGGCCTACCCGCCGTTCCTCTGGGTGCACGCAAAGAACGTCGCCGCAGGCATGGGCACGGCGCACGCCGATGTGGCAAAAGAGGCGCTCGTCGACTGGAACCCCGAGTATATCTTCGTCGACGTCGGCACCATCCAGATGGACAGCGATGGGGCGATCGGTGATTTGAAGACCGACACCGCTCTGCGGGGCCTCTCCGCGTCGAAGGAAGGCAGGGTCTACGGCGTCCTCCCGTACAACTTCTACAACACGAACTACGAGACCGTGCTTGCCGACGCGTACTTCATCGGGAAGACCCTCTACCCCGACCGGTTCGCCGATGTCGACCCGGTGAAGAAGGCTGACGAGATCTACACCTTCTTCATCGGCAAACCAGCCTTCGGCGACCTGAACGGCCAGTACAGGGACCTCGGCTTCACACAGATTTCGGTGTGATACATGATCTGCGGCACGAGATCGCAAAGGAGGATGTAGAGACGTGCACTTTGCAGACGGGACTATCCCCGCGGACTACCTGGGATACGTGCGGCGCAAGTACCTCTGGGTTCTCGGGGGACTCGCCCTCCTTTTTATCCTCCTGATCATATCCATCTCCGTCGGCGCGGTCAGTATCCCCCCGTACGACGTCTTTCTTTCCATCGTGAACGGGTCCATCGACCGGATCAACGCACTTCTTCACCCCGGCATCGCCACGAGCGAGCCCGGCAACTGGGACCGGATCATCTGGAACATCCGCCTCCCCCAGGCGCTCGCCGCGATCGTCGCCGGCGTCGGCCTCTCGGTGGCCGGGGTCGCGATGCAGTCGATCCTCAGGAACCCGCTCGGGTCGCCTTTCACCCTCGGCATCTCGAATGCCGGCGCCTTCGGGGCGGCCGTCTCGGTCATCCTCCTCGGCACCGGACAGATGCAGTCGAGGGTCGCCAACGCCGTCACCCTCAACAACCCCTACCTGACAACGATGGTGGCATTCGTCTTCTGCCTCCTTGCCACCGCCGTGATCCTCCTGATCTCCCGGATACGCGGGGGGTCTCCCGAAGTGATGGTCCTCGCGGGCGTCGCCCTCTCCTCCCTCTTCACGGCCGGGACGATGTTTCTCCAGTACTTCGCCGACGATACCCAGCTTGCCGCAGTCGTCTTCTGGACCTTCGGCGACGTCGGCCGGATCAACTGGCAGGAACTCGGGGTCATGGCCCTCGTCGTCGCAGGGGCCTGTATCTTCTTCACTGCGAACCGCTGGAACTACAACTCCATCGACGCCGGTGACGAGACAGCAAAAGGGCTCGGCGTCAATGTCGAGAGGGTGCGGAATGTCGGCATGGTCGTCGCGGCGCTCGTCTCCGCCGTGATCGTCTCGTTCCTCGGGGTGATCGGATTCGTGGGGTTGGTCTGTCCGCACATGACGAGGCGGATCATCGGCGACGACCAGCGTTACCTGATCCCGGGGTCATGCGTGATGGGCGGCCTCCTCCTTCTCGCCTCCGACACCGTCGCCCGACTTATCGTGGCGCCGTATGTCCTTCCTGTTGCTGTCCTGACGGCGTTCATGGGAGCGCCGGTCTTCATCTACCTGCTCCTGCGGGGGTATCGTCGATGATTCTCTCTGTCGAAGAACTCTGTTTCCTCTACAAGAACCGCGAGGTGCTCAGCAAGATCGCCTTCTCGATCAATGCCGGCGAGGTCGTTGCGATCCTCGGCCCGAACGGTGTCGGGAAGACGACGCTTCTCAAGTGTCTCAACCGGATCCTCCGCCCGAAAGGGGGCGTCGTCAACCTCGACGGCGAAGACCTCTGCCGCCTTGACCAGATGGATATCGCCAGAAGAGTAGGATATGTCCCCCAGCGGGTGGAGACCGGTCGGCTGACCGCGTTCGACGCGGTCCTCCTCGGTCGCCGCCCCCATATCGGGTGGGACGTCACCGGGCGCGACCTCAAGATCGTCGACGCTGTCTTCCACCGTCTTTCGATGGACCGTCTCCGCCTCTCCTACATCGACGAGATGAGCGGCGGCGAACTCCAGAAGGTCGCGATCGCGCGGGCCCTCGTGCAGGAACCGAAGGTCCTCCTCCTCGACGAACCGACGAGCAGCCTGGACCTCAAAAACCAGGTGGAGATCCTTTCCATCATTTTGCAGGTCGTCCGCCAGCACAATATCGCGGCGGTGATGACGATGCACGACCTCAACCAGGCGCTCAGGTACGCGGACCGCTTTATCTTCCTGAAAGACGGGAGGATCTACGTCCACGGCGACCGCGAGGTCGTCACGGCCGACGTGATCGAGGAAGTCTACGGGCTCCCGGTGATCATCGGCGAGATCGCCGGCGTCCGGTGCGTCATCCCGGAGGACGGTGCGGGCATGCCGGAGAAGCACGCCGCTTCTCCAGGAGAACAGGACCGTGACGTGTACGTGTGAGGGCGGGCCTGTGCTCTTCAGGCCCGCTCGATGGATATCACCTTCACCGGCGTCCCCCACTGCTGGATGGTGGCGACGTCCACTTTCTCGACGGTAAACCTCACGGAGAGGTTGTCCTGCTCGAACGCAGGGTCGAGATCCAGGGGGAGGTACCGCGTGCCGTCGACGGCGACGATCCCGTAGAACCCGCCTTCGAGGTCGATGTAGGTCACGGTGCCGGTGCCGGTGCCGGTGATCCCGGCGGTCACTGTCTCGCTCACCGTTCCGCCGGGCGTCTCATTCAACTCTTTGCCGCTGTCGGTGCCGGTACACCCTGCGATGAGCACCGCACCGCAGAGGAGTGCAACGAGTGCCAGGACGGCCGGCCATGGTCTGTCATGCATCTTTTCCATCACCCTGTGATTGTCCGGGTGGGATATAGTGCTTTTTAAGGCTGCGAATATTTTCGTAGTCTCGGTACAGGATAGGCCGAAGAGAAGATCGTGATGAGCGTATTGCCGTCCCCGGCGCTATCCTGATGTAGAAGGCAGGGAGCGCGTGAAAACATTTCATTTTCAAGCGGCCAGACCCCGGGCAGAGCCACCGATCCAGAGGATCTCTCCAGAAACGACGGACGGACCAATCCCGGAGGTCATCCCCAAACAGATCAGAACCCTCGGTCACGTTGATGACAGGACTCACATTCAGTTCTGAAAAATTCTGTTCTGGTTTCTGTGCCGGGGGGTTTCACCCCCCGGTCTCGAAAGCCTTCGGCTTTCTCATGCTCGCTGGCGCTCTCACCCCCCACCATTACGATAGGGAGGGGGTGGCAGCCCCCTTCAGAGTGCAGGGTCTATCCTTCCCCTGCCCTATCCTGGATCGGGGGTCCGGGGGCGTAGTCCCCCGGTGGAGAGTGTGGGGAAGGCGAGGAGTTCGCACCGCTCGTCATGGAATTCAGGGGAGACATCGACCCCAGCAGGAGATATTCTCCAGAACCCCGCATGCAGTGATAGGAGGAATGAACGAGAGTTTTGGGATGACCTCCCGGTGAAGAAAGCATATATCGTACCATGCCAAAGGTTTCCTGTAAATTCTGGTGAAATTTCAATGATTATCACAACCAATGAATCCATCCCAGGCCACGAATTCGAAGTGCTCGGCCTCGTCGTGGGCAACACTGTACAGGCAAAGAATATCGGGCGTGACATCCTGAGCGGGTTGAAGGGCATGGTCGGCGGGGAGATCACGGCCTACACCGAGATGCTCTCCGAGGCACGGGAGATCGCACTCGAAAGGATGCAGAAAGAGGCCGAAAAACTCGGCGCCGACGCCGTCATCGCCCTCAGGTTCTCGACCGCGGAGACAATGCCCGGCGCCGCCGAACTGATGGCCTACGGGACTGCGGTCAGGCTGCGATAAATCCCTCCCCTTTTTCTCCACCTGCGGCACCGGGCAGGTTTATATAGAGAGATCGATACCCCTCCTCGAGGGGACATGATCATCGAAAGAATCGTTTCAGAGGGACTGGCGCACAACTCCTACCTGGTCGGGGCAGGAAAAGAGGCGGCCGTCATCGACCCGCGGCGCGACACCGGCGTCTACCTGGACCTTGCCCGGCGGCACGGCCTTGCGATCACCCATATCTTCGAGACCCACAGGAACGAGGACTACTGTGTCGGGTCCCTCGAACTGGCAGAGAAGACCGGGGCGCAGATTTTGCATGGGGCACAGATGGACTTCACATACGGCGTCCCTGTCCGTGAAGGCGACGAATTCGCCGTCGGCCCTCTTCGCCTCGGCGTCCTTGAGACGCCCGGTCACACCGACGAGAGTATATCAGTCGTGCTGACTGACATGCGGGTCTCCCGCGACCCCTTCCTCGTCTTCACCGGCGATGCCCTCTTTGCCGGCGACGTCG is a window from the Methanofollis sp. genome containing:
- a CDS encoding MBL fold metallo-hydrolase — encoded protein: MIIERIVSEGLAHNSYLVGAGKEAAVIDPRRDTGVYLDLARRHGLAITHIFETHRNEDYCVGSLELAEKTGAQILHGAQMDFTYGVPVREGDEFAVGPLRLGVLETPGHTDESISVVLTDMRVSRDPFLVFTGDALFAGDVGRTDFFPDRLGEMAGKLHDSLWNKILPLGDGVIVCPAHGEGSVCGGEIADRPLTTIGYEKRTNPTLLLGRDAFIRLKVAEHHYYPPYFAVMEGYNRAGPPPLVAGRPAASPSLP
- a CDS encoding heavy metal-binding domain-containing protein; translation: MIITTNESIPGHEFEVLGLVVGNTVQAKNIGRDILSGLKGMVGGEITAYTEMLSEAREIALERMQKEAEKLGADAVIALRFSTAETMPGAAELMAYGTAVRLR
- a CDS encoding iron ABC transporter permease; this translates as MHFADGTIPADYLGYVRRKYLWVLGGLALLFILLIISISVGAVSIPPYDVFLSIVNGSIDRINALLHPGIATSEPGNWDRIIWNIRLPQALAAIVAGVGLSVAGVAMQSILRNPLGSPFTLGISNAGAFGAAVSVILLGTGQMQSRVANAVTLNNPYLTTMVAFVFCLLATAVILLISRIRGGSPEVMVLAGVALSSLFTAGTMFLQYFADDTQLAAVVFWTFGDVGRINWQELGVMALVVAGACIFFTANRWNYNSIDAGDETAKGLGVNVERVRNVGMVVAALVSAVIVSFLGVIGFVGLVCPHMTRRIIGDDQRYLIPGSCVMGGLLLLASDTVARLIVAPYVLPVAVLTAFMGAPVFIYLLLRGYRR
- a CDS encoding iron ABC transporter substrate-binding protein — its product is MKNSIVAAALFVALITVAGCMGSSSTVQETPAVTPAQSSEIALTDGFGRTVTVPSPPESVVCSGSGCLRYLVYLQSQDLTIGVDSIEKKDQAIEGRPYAIAYGSQFKKLPLIGEFRGKDDPEKILAISPSLIFKTGSTGTAYGTSAAEADKLQEKTGIPVVAFPYGSLRNDAEKAEMYGGLRVMGDVLGKQDRAEEVIAYIEATMADLERRTGDIPEAEQKTVYVGGISSAGAHGIISTEPAYPPFLWVHAKNVAAGMGTAHADVAKEALVDWNPEYIFVDVGTIQMDSDGAIGDLKTDTALRGLSASKEGRVYGVLPYNFYNTNYETVLADAYFIGKTLYPDRFADVDPVKKADEIYTFFIGKPAFGDLNGQYRDLGFTQISV
- a CDS encoding ABC transporter ATP-binding protein, translating into MILSVEELCFLYKNREVLSKIAFSINAGEVVAILGPNGVGKTTLLKCLNRILRPKGGVVNLDGEDLCRLDQMDIARRVGYVPQRVETGRLTAFDAVLLGRRPHIGWDVTGRDLKIVDAVFHRLSMDRLRLSYIDEMSGGELQKVAIARALVQEPKVLLLDEPTSSLDLKNQVEILSIILQVVRQHNIAAVMTMHDLNQALRYADRFIFLKDGRIYVHGDREVVTADVIEEVYGLPVIIGEIAGVRCVIPEDGAGMPEKHAASPGEQDRDVYV